The following are from one region of the Candidatus Acidulodesulfobacterium ferriphilum genome:
- a CDS encoding RluA family pseudouridine synthase — MGIVSFVCPYGNIRLDLFLKTRLLNNTRAYIQRLILSGNVTVNGLIVKKPAYKLKEGSVLTVKELEIKKTGLTPVDYNLEIIYEDDCIAVINKPAGITVHPGKGNYDNTLVNILIGKISNLSGIGGVERPGIVHRLDKDTSGIMLIAKNDLSHNALISSFKNREIKKTYLAICYGLFPQKYGCIEGFIKRDVKNRIRMQITKETGKYCLTRFETIRQIKGIATLLKVMPHTGRTHQIRVSLFETGHPIVGDKVYKRKDASDRYKSLNFVKRQMLHAYMLEFFHPKTGEKMALKAEVPGDMLWAFDSGDTI, encoded by the coding sequence ATGGGAATAGTTTCATTTGTTTGCCCTTATGGCAATATAAGATTGGATTTATTTTTAAAAACCCGATTACTTAATAATACGAGGGCATATATTCAAAGACTTATATTAAGCGGCAATGTGACGGTTAACGGGTTAATCGTTAAAAAACCGGCATATAAATTAAAAGAAGGTTCGGTATTAACCGTAAAAGAACTGGAAATAAAAAAAACAGGGCTAACTCCCGTAGATTATAATCTTGAAATAATTTATGAAGATGACTGCATCGCCGTAATAAATAAACCTGCAGGCATTACCGTTCATCCCGGAAAAGGAAATTATGACAACACCCTCGTTAATATTTTGATTGGAAAAATATCTAACCTCTCGGGCATCGGCGGCGTTGAAAGACCAGGAATAGTTCATAGATTGGACAAAGATACTTCGGGAATAATGTTAATTGCTAAAAACGATCTTTCTCATAACGCTCTTATTTCGAGTTTTAAAAACAGGGAAATAAAAAAAACATATCTCGCTATATGTTACGGCCTTTTTCCGCAAAAATACGGCTGTATCGAGGGATTTATAAAAAGGGATGTAAAAAACAGGATTAGAATGCAAATAACCAAGGAAACTGGGAAATATTGCCTCACCCGATTCGAAACTATAAGGCAGATAAAGGGTATAGCAACATTGCTTAAGGTAATGCCGCATACAGGAAGAACCCATCAAATAAGGGTATCCCTTTTTGAAACAGGTCATCCGATAGTAGGGGATAAAGTCTATAAAAGGAAAGATGCGTCGGACAGATATAAGAGCTTAAACTTTGTGAAAAGACAGATGCTTCACGCATATATGCTGGAATTTTTTCATCCAAAAACCGGAGAAAAAATGGCCTTAAAGGCGGAAGTCCCCGGCGATATGCTATGGGCTTTTGATTCCGGCGATACAATATGA
- the pgeF gene encoding peptidoglycan editing factor PgeF, whose product MIHAIKDLDINNSRIVYGFIDNALDFKLGNSEARKELSGYIPAGFNKKDIYIYEVKQVHGNNIAVLNKDFQIKDGDDYYGLNLAEADGAFTQKTGIMLCIRTADCVPVLFYDRIKKVIGAIHCGWKGAYTGIITNAGNILIDYFQSNLDDVIIIIGPSICKNCYEVKEDFVNKFIAKNMLNQKFFKRNTDKNNLFFDLKGFLKNELNINGFNKENIYDLNKCNFEDKKFYSYRRNKTDKRQVSFIIIN is encoded by the coding sequence ATGATCCACGCCATTAAAGATTTAGACATAAATAATAGCCGCATAGTATATGGATTTATAGACAATGCGCTTGATTTTAAATTGGGAAACAGCGAAGCAAGAAAAGAACTTTCAGGATATATTCCTGCGGGTTTCAATAAAAAAGATATATATATTTATGAAGTTAAGCAGGTCCACGGCAATAACATCGCAGTTTTAAACAAAGATTTTCAAATAAAGGATGGGGATGATTATTACGGTTTAAATTTAGCCGAGGCTGACGGAGCTTTTACTCAGAAAACCGGCATAATGCTGTGCATAAGAACCGCCGATTGCGTTCCCGTTCTTTTTTACGACCGCATTAAAAAGGTTATAGGCGCCATCCACTGCGGCTGGAAAGGGGCTTACACAGGCATAATAACAAATGCAGGGAATATATTAATAGATTATTTTCAATCAAATTTAGACGATGTAATTATTATAATAGGTCCTTCTATTTGCAAAAATTGTTACGAAGTCAAAGAAGATTTTGTGAATAAATTTATAGCTAAAAATATGCTGAATCAAAAATTTTTTAAAAGAAATACAGATAAAAACAATTTGTTTTTTGATTTGAAGGGTTTCTTAAAAAACGAACTTAATATAAACGGATTTAATAAGGAAAATATCTATGATTTAAATAAATGTAATTTTGAAGATAAAAAATTTTATAGCTACAGGCGCAATAAAACGGACAAAAGGCAGGTTTCTTTTATTATAATAAATTAA